The sequence ACTTGGGATGAGTAAGGCAATGCCAATGCGGCTATTTTTAGCTTTGGTTGTAATCGTTCTTGGACTTATTTCAAGTGTGATTACGGCTATCATCGCAGCTATTGTCCTCGTTGCAGTTGTCAGTGTTTTGCGATTGGACCGCAAATCAGAAATTCGCCTTGTCATCTTGACATGCTATTCAATTGGTCTTGGTGCGGTTTTGACACCAATTGGAGAACCACTCTCTACGATCGCAACAAGCAAACTAAACCAAGACTTCTTCTATTTATTCAGACTACTAGGTGCTGATATTATTGTCGGAGTTGTTGTCTTTGGGGTACTTGCCGCAATGCTAATTAAACCGAAAGAAAAGCTGGATCGATTAGCAGTCAATCAAGGAACTGAATCATATGTGGATATCTTTATCCGTGGTTTTAAAGTCTATTTATTCGTCATGGCACTCACTTTTCTCGGTGCGGGCTTCGAGCCGTTCATCGAAAAGTATTTACTGGACCTAAATCCACTAGTGCTTTACTGGATTAATATGATTTCAGCAGTGCTCGACAATGCTACCTTAACAGCCGCCGAAATTAGCCCTACAATGGATGACTCGACCATTAGAGCCATTTTACTCGGACTTCTCGTTAGCGGCGGAATGCTAATCCCCGGAAATATTCCCAATATTATCGCTGCCGGCAAGCTCAATATTAAAAGTATTGAATGGGCACGTTTTGCCGTTCCAATCGGTTTAATCGCAATGGTTGCTTATTTCATCGTGATTGTAACGATTAACTAAAAAAAGAAAGGCCTTAGTACAACTTAGATATAGCTAAATTATAGAGGTGATTGTATGGATATACAGCAATATTTGACAAGATTCAATGCATCAGTAACGAAGGAAGTATCCCTCGCCCGATTAGCGGAGCTACAGGGTCAACACTTACAACATATTCCTTTTGAAAATCTCGATGTCATTCGAAAAGTACCAATCTATCTTAATTTACAAAGTATATTCTCTAAGATTGTACAGGATAAGCGCGGAGGCTATTGCTATGAATTGAACGGCCTATTCCAGTCGTTGTTAACTGCTCTTGACTATGATTCACATTTGGTGGCAGCTACGGTGTTAAGGCCGAATGGACAATGGGCGAAGGCAGACACGCATGCTGCTATTCTTGTACAGCTCGACCAACCCTATCTTGTTGATGTAGGATTTGGGGCCGCTACACCCCGCACCCCTATTCCATTGGATGGCACTGAAAAAACTGATATCAATGGTACTTACAAGGTGATGCAAGCTCATATTGGAACATTTGACTTAATTCAAGAAAACGAGTCAGGAACTAGAACGTTATACCGATTCCATATCGACAAGAAAGGCCTTATCGACTTTCACGAGGGCTGCGTCTTCAATCAAGTCGCAAAAGAATCCTCTTTTACGCATTACGATATCGTTTCACGCGCAACCAAGACTGGCAGAATCACATTAGCAGATCGAACACTGACCGTGACGGACAACGGTGTCCAGACAACGTCCGAGCTTTCAGCGGAAGAAAAAGCAAGCATATTACAAGATGTATTCAAGCTTTATGTATGACAAAAAAACGTGTGAAAAATGGGTTGCCTCCATTTTTCACACGTTTCAATTTCAACTTATTTTTTCTTCGTCAATCTTCCTAGCGCGAATGCCCCTGCTGCTAGTCCAATCATCGTGTTCGTTTTCTTGTTAAACACTTGTTTGACAACAAGATTCAAGTTTTGCGGTCTTTCTGCGAGGCGACGCATGAAATAGCCGTACCAGTCTTGACCAAACGGCACATACGTACAGAAGTTATAGCCTTCTTTCGCCAATTGAAGCTGCATATCTTTTCTAAAGCCATATAGCATTTGGAATTCAAACTTATCATTTGAAATGTTGTTTTGTTTGACGAATAATTTTACATGATTGATGACATTATGGTCATGCGTAGCAATCGATGTAAATTTACCATTCAACAAATGCCATTCAATCAATTTAATGTAGTTCTCGTCAATATCTTGCTTTTCTTGGTACGCAACATTCGGTGACTCTTTATAAGCACCTTTAACAATGCGTAAACGGAAATCCTTGTATTTATGAAGATCTTCCTCCGCTTGGAAGAAATACGCCTGAATCACTGTTCCC comes from Sporosarcina sp. FSL K6-3457 and encodes:
- a CDS encoding DUF1646 family protein, coding for MILGLTIILILVLFLPFTVKIVERNLEVFLFIMGIAAVVVSKVLNKDLIFKALEDPIHITLAVIIAGILFRWFQTPIEKGILGMSKAMPMRLFLALVVIVLGLISSVITAIIAAIVLVAVVSVLRLDRKSEIRLVILTCYSIGLGAVLTPIGEPLSTIATSKLNQDFFYLFRLLGADIIVGVVVFGVLAAMLIKPKEKLDRLAVNQGTESYVDIFIRGFKVYLFVMALTFLGAGFEPFIEKYLLDLNPLVLYWINMISAVLDNATLTAAEISPTMDDSTIRAILLGLLVSGGMLIPGNIPNIIAAGKLNIKSIEWARFAVPIGLIAMVAYFIVIVTIN
- a CDS encoding arylamine N-acetyltransferase family protein, with the translated sequence MDIQQYLTRFNASVTKEVSLARLAELQGQHLQHIPFENLDVIRKVPIYLNLQSIFSKIVQDKRGGYCYELNGLFQSLLTALDYDSHLVAATVLRPNGQWAKADTHAAILVQLDQPYLVDVGFGAATPRTPIPLDGTEKTDINGTYKVMQAHIGTFDLIQENESGTRTLYRFHIDKKGLIDFHEGCVFNQVAKESSFTHYDIVSRATKTGRITLADRTLTVTDNGVQTTSELSAEEKASILQDVFKLYV
- a CDS encoding proline dehydrogenase family protein, which produces MLKDIFMGLSQNQLLNGAAKKYGLKLGAQNVVAGTNVEETIQSIKELNAHGISCTVDNLGEFVFEKSEATAAKEQILSVIEAIREHEVDAHISLKPSQLGLDIDYHFCLENLREIVAKAHSYDIFVNFDMEDHARLQPSFDILEELSKDYDNVGTVIQAYFFQAEEDLHKYKDFRLRIVKGAYKESPNVAYQEKQDIDENYIKLIEWHLLNGKFTSIATHDHNVINHVKLFVKQNNISNDKFEFQMLYGFRKDMQLQLAKEGYNFCTYVPFGQDWYGYFMRRLAERPQNLNLVVKQVFNKKTNTMIGLAAGAFALGRLTKKK